One genomic window of Euleptes europaea isolate rEulEur1 chromosome 10, rEulEur1.hap1, whole genome shotgun sequence includes the following:
- the TMEM200A gene encoding transmembrane protein 200A yields MIATGGVITGLAALKRQDSARSQHHLNLTTSPAAEEPKPVKRRPRADVVVVRGKIRLYSPSGFFLVVGMLIAFLGIAMAVLGYWPQKDPFLEPRESLSLNETHVIEKGGIIIRFFEQHLHSDKMKMLGPFTMGIGIFIFICANAMLHENRDKETKIIHMRDIYSTVIDIHTLRISEQKHLNGTYTGFVGEPEIKHGGSSCASRLAANTIAPFSGFASNFRVDGNTEEDEMSVSDKKNATRLLPPLLTEHSGSVFGLYPHHGKGKEDRNSGSLKCETKSIVSSSVNAFTLPVIKLNNCVIDEPSVDNISEDCASTRGRPRNLSMDSLAVPLTDTNDHYKPACGLLPRNNLYGDSSPSQSKSSMNLGSSTGKLLSPGAARKQFGSNTSLHLLSAHSKSLDLERGPSTLTVQVEQRKHPSWPRLDRNNSKGYMKLENKEDPMDRLLVPPASVKKDFTNKEKLLMISRSHNNLSFEHDEFLSNNLKRGTSETRF; encoded by the coding sequence ATGATAGCAACTGGTGGAGTTATAACAGGACTGGCTGCCTTAAAGAGGCAAGACTCCGCCAGATCTCAGCATCATCTAAATCTGACAACATCACCAGCCGCTGAAGAACCAAAGCCAGTCAAGCGCCGACCCCGGGCAGATGTAGTTGTTGTCCGTGGTAAAATCCGACTTTATTCCCCATCAGGATTTTTTCTTGTTGTGGGCATGCTTATTGCATTCCTGGGGATTGCTATGGCCGTTCTTGGATACTGGCCTCAAAAGGACCCTTTTCTAGAGCCCAGAGAGAGCCTGTCACTAAATGAGACTCATGTGATAGAAAAAGGAGGAATTATCATTCGTTTCTTCGAACAGCACTTACATTCTGATAAGATGAAAATGCTGGGGCCTTTCACTATGGGGATTggaatctttatttttatttgtgcaaATGCTATGCTCCACGAGAACCGCGACAAGGAGACAAAGATCATACACATGAGAGACATCTATTCCACTGTCATTGACATACATACTCTGAGGATCAGTGAACAAAAGCATCTGAATGGCACTTACACAGGCTTTGTGGGAGAGCCTGAAATCAAGCACGGTGGAAGCTCCTGTGCATCACGGCTGGCTGCCAATACAATcgcacccttctcaggctttgcaAGCAACTTTAGAGTGGACGGCAATACTGAGGAGGATGAAATGTCCGTGAGTGACAAAAAAAATGCCACTCGTCTTTTACCCCCTTTGCTGACTGAACACTCTGGCTCAGTTTTTGGCCTTTATCCTCAccatgggaaaggaaaggaggataGGAACAGTGGCTCtctaaaatgtgaaacaaagtcCATTGTGTCATCCTCCGTTAATGCTTTTACACTACCTGTAATTAAACTAAATAACTGTGTTATTGATGAACCCAGTGTAGACAATATCTCTGAGGATTGTGCGAGCACCAGAGGCCGGCCTAGAAATTTATCCATGGACTCTCTAGCTGTTCCATTAACTGATACCAATGACCATTATAAACCTGCCTGTGGACTGCTACCAAGGAACAATTTATATGGAGACTCTTCACCCAGTCAGTCCAAATCTTCCATGAATCTTGGATCTAGCACTGGAAAACTTTTGTCACCTGGTGCAGCCAGAAAGCAGTTTGGATCGAACACCTCTTTGCATCTTTTATCTGCACATTCAAAATCCCTAGACTTAGAAAGGGGACCCTCGACCCTCACTGTCCAAGTTGAACAAAGAAAACATCCCAGTTGGCCAAGACTGGATCGGAACAACAGCAAAGGTTATATGAAACTAGAAAACAAAGAGGACCCAATGGACAGGCTGCTTGTACCACCAGCCTCAGTCAAGAAGGACTTCACTAATAAAGAAAAGCTTCTTATGATTTCCAGATCTCATAATAATTTAAGTTTTGAACACGATGAGTTTTTGAGTAACAATCTAAAGCGTGGAACTTCTGAGACTAGGTTTTGA